A region from the Trueperaceae bacterium genome encodes:
- a CDS encoding cytochrome c-type biogenesis protein CcmH — protein MATLARVLLAAAFAVAALASAQDAATAPSVQIGSRAFDISRNLRCPVCTSESVADSSAEIAQQMRGLIQEKIDEGLSDAQIYAFFQERYGDWILLDPPKRGVHLLVWLLPVLIGATAVVVVVGMTRRWLAASAKTEPASEADLERVRAALAGAAAGPARTDTGDESGEDG, from the coding sequence GTGGCGACCCTCGCCCGCGTGCTGCTCGCCGCCGCTTTCGCCGTCGCGGCCCTGGCGAGCGCCCAGGACGCCGCGACCGCGCCGAGCGTCCAGATCGGCTCGCGCGCGTTCGACATCTCGCGCAACCTGCGCTGCCCGGTCTGCACTTCCGAGAGCGTCGCGGACTCCAGCGCCGAGATCGCCCAGCAGATGCGCGGCCTCATCCAGGAGAAGATCGACGAGGGGTTGAGCGACGCCCAGATCTACGCGTTCTTCCAGGAGCGCTACGGCGACTGGATCCTCCTCGACCCGCCCAAGCGCGGCGTCCACCTCCTCGTCTGGCTGCTACCCGTCCTGATCGGGGCGACGGCCGTCGTCGTCGTCGTAGGCATGACCAGGCGGTGGCTGGCGGCCTCGGCCAAGACGGAGCCGGCGAGCGAGGCCGACCTGGAACGGGTCAGGGCGGCCCTCGCCGGCGCCGCGGCCGGCCCCGCCCGGACCGACACGGGCGACGAGAGCGGCGAGGACGGCTGA
- a CDS encoding ABC transporter ATP-binding protein, with protein MTQKIVALQATKRYPSKAGMVTALEGFDLTVGEGEFVCLVGPSGCGKSTFLRILAGLDDLTGGEARIVPGDDPRRPLNNVVFQEYAVFPWKTVRDNVAFGLQMRGIGKAERYAVAERWLTKVGLKRFADYYPSQISGGMKQRVSIARALANDPEVLLMDEPLGALDAQTRAVLQEELLRIWEETHKTVLYVTHSIEEAVLLGDRVVLMTAHPGTKKSEFVVDLPRPRDLATTSTPEFAALTGAIWEDLRDEVRRAMEAQA; from the coding sequence ATGACGCAGAAGATCGTCGCGCTCCAAGCGACGAAGAGGTACCCCTCGAAGGCGGGCATGGTCACCGCCCTCGAGGGGTTCGACCTCACGGTCGGCGAGGGCGAGTTCGTCTGCCTCGTCGGACCGTCGGGCTGCGGGAAGTCGACGTTCCTGCGCATCCTCGCCGGCCTGGACGACCTCACGGGCGGCGAGGCGCGCATCGTGCCGGGCGACGACCCGCGCCGGCCCCTAAACAACGTCGTCTTCCAGGAGTACGCGGTCTTCCCATGGAAGACGGTCCGCGACAACGTGGCGTTCGGCCTCCAGATGCGCGGGATCGGCAAGGCCGAGCGGTACGCCGTGGCGGAACGGTGGCTCACGAAGGTGGGCCTGAAGCGCTTCGCCGACTACTACCCGTCGCAGATCTCCGGCGGCATGAAGCAGCGCGTCTCGATAGCGCGCGCGCTGGCCAACGACCCGGAAGTCCTCCTGATGGACGAGCCGCTCGGCGCGCTCGACGCGCAGACGCGCGCCGTGCTGCAAGAGGAGCTCCTGCGCATCTGGGAGGAGACGCACAAGACGGTGCTGTACGTCACGCACTCCATCGAGGAGGCCGTGCTGCTCGGCGACAGGGTCGTGCTCATGACGGCCCACCCTGGCACGAAGAAGTCCGAGTTCGTCGTCGACCTCCCGCGGCCACGCGACCTCGCCACCACTTCGACGCCCGAGTTCGCTGCGCTCACGGGCGCCATCTGGGAGGACCTCAGGGACGAGGTCAGGCGCGCCATGGAGGCCCAGGCGTGA
- a CDS encoding cytochrome c biogenesis protein CcdA, giving the protein MTPGIGVAFAAGVLSFLSPCVLPLVPSYLAYVGGSAEAKRAVLIRNALAFVLGFSLVFIALGAGASALGSLLRTNQRALTLGGGVLVILFGLVMLGVIKLPWLYRDTRMQYSGETRTPLGAVLLGMAFAAGWTPCIGPILGAILTMAGAAGTLTAGVGLLAVYALGLAVPFLAAALLLDPFMRFSRRFRRFLPWVERVAGALLLVAGILMVTGLYTVLNGYLINITPAWLLDKL; this is encoded by the coding sequence ATGACGCCGGGCATCGGCGTCGCGTTCGCGGCGGGCGTGCTCTCGTTCCTCTCGCCTTGCGTGCTGCCCCTCGTGCCGTCCTACCTGGCGTACGTGGGCGGCAGCGCCGAGGCCAAGCGGGCGGTCCTCATCCGCAACGCCCTGGCCTTCGTGCTGGGCTTCTCGCTCGTGTTCATCGCGTTAGGCGCCGGCGCCAGCGCGCTCGGCTCGCTCCTGCGCACCAACCAGCGGGCCCTCACCCTCGGGGGCGGCGTCCTCGTGATCCTCTTCGGGCTCGTGATGCTCGGGGTCATCAAGCTGCCCTGGCTCTACCGCGACACGCGCATGCAGTACTCGGGCGAGACGCGCACGCCGTTGGGCGCCGTGCTCCTCGGCATGGCGTTCGCGGCGGGCTGGACGCCTTGCATCGGTCCGATCCTCGGCGCCATCCTCACGATGGCGGGCGCCGCGGGCACGTTGACCGCCGGCGTCGGGCTGCTCGCCGTATACGCGCTCGGCCTCGCCGTGCCCTTCCTGGCCGCCGCGCTCCTCCTCGACCCGTTCATGCGCTTCTCGCGGCGCTTCCGCCGCTTCCTGCCGTGGGTCGAGCGGGTGGCGGGCGCGCTCCTCCTCGTGGCCGGCATCCTGATGGTGACGGGCCTGTACACGGTCCTGAACGGCTATCTCATCAACATCACGCCCGCCTGGCTCCTCGACAAGCTATGA
- a CDS encoding heme lyase CcmF/NrfE family subunit — protein MFDLQLGPLGSASVFLAFGLAVYGAVAGIVGAMRRDARLQTSARLAAVAGFILATAAVVVMQAALLTNDFSVAYVAGHSRIASPTWVKVVTMWAALEGSILLWAWLLTGYTALLAVTAPLSPLRPYAISIMQAVQVFFLGVLAFIANPFKVVAFPPLDGPGPNELLQNHWMMAVHPLLMYLGFVGLTVPFAYAMAALITRRPGTEWMAQTRRWTLTGWGFLSGAIVAGGWWSYEVLGWGGYWAWDPVENVSFMPWLTATAFIHSVQVQERRRMLKPWNVLLIVATFSLSILGTFLTRSGVVSSVHAFGNGPVGPAFLVFFLLVTLTAFGLLALRWDDVRDRADLDSVVSREGSFLGVNILFVTLTAAVLLGTLFPLIVEALTGDKVTVGAPFFDQTTLPLWMLVLLLMGIGPLLPWRRAEQQRLARNLALLTAALVVSGALAWLLGVHKVYPALTVALAGYNLMSLYLLLSGALAPRLRLANRGALQVLRSYAVESRRRVGSMIVHFAVVIVAVGVAFSSGYRVDEQIRLDFGSSAEFSGYTLTAVDRFMERTPARISAGAVIEVTRGGRPVTTLRPRLNLFGEAGRTVPTPAVYYTATHDLYLNLNSSVGPDTTFVVLRVVKSPLVTWIWVGGAILLLGTAYSLGGGRRTVPARAVAGEKREGAPA, from the coding sequence ATGTTCGACCTGCAGCTCGGTCCCCTGGGCAGCGCCAGCGTCTTCCTGGCGTTCGGCTTGGCCGTCTACGGCGCGGTGGCCGGCATCGTCGGCGCCATGCGGCGCGACGCCCGCCTCCAGACGTCCGCCCGGCTCGCCGCAGTCGCGGGCTTCATCCTCGCCACGGCCGCGGTCGTCGTGATGCAAGCCGCGCTCCTCACGAACGACTTCAGCGTCGCCTACGTGGCCGGGCACTCGCGCATCGCCTCTCCCACGTGGGTGAAGGTCGTGACTATGTGGGCCGCCCTGGAGGGCTCGATCCTCCTCTGGGCCTGGCTCCTCACGGGCTACACGGCGCTGCTCGCCGTCACGGCCCCGTTGAGCCCGCTGCGTCCGTACGCCATCTCGATCATGCAGGCCGTCCAGGTCTTCTTCCTCGGCGTGCTCGCGTTCATCGCCAACCCGTTCAAGGTCGTGGCGTTCCCGCCGCTCGACGGCCCCGGCCCCAACGAGCTGCTCCAGAACCACTGGATGATGGCCGTGCACCCGCTGCTCATGTACCTGGGCTTCGTCGGGCTCACCGTGCCGTTCGCTTACGCCATGGCCGCGCTCATCACGCGCCGGCCCGGCACCGAGTGGATGGCCCAGACGCGCCGCTGGACCTTGACGGGCTGGGGGTTCCTCTCCGGCGCCATCGTGGCCGGCGGCTGGTGGAGCTACGAGGTGCTCGGCTGGGGCGGCTACTGGGCGTGGGACCCCGTCGAGAACGTGAGCTTCATGCCGTGGCTGACCGCGACCGCGTTCATCCATAGCGTGCAGGTGCAGGAGCGGCGGCGCATGCTCAAGCCGTGGAACGTGCTGCTCATCGTCGCCACGTTCTCGCTCTCGATCCTCGGCACGTTCCTGACCCGCTCCGGCGTGGTCTCCTCCGTCCACGCGTTCGGCAACGGGCCCGTCGGGCCGGCGTTCCTCGTCTTCTTCCTGCTCGTGACGCTGACCGCGTTCGGGTTGCTCGCCCTGCGCTGGGACGACGTCAGGGACCGCGCCGACCTGGACTCCGTCGTGAGCCGCGAGGGCAGCTTCCTCGGCGTCAACATCCTCTTCGTCACCCTGACGGCCGCCGTGCTGCTCGGCACCCTCTTCCCTCTGATCGTCGAGGCCCTCACGGGCGACAAGGTCACGGTGGGCGCCCCGTTCTTCGACCAGACGACCCTGCCCCTCTGGATGCTCGTGCTCCTACTCATGGGCATCGGCCCCCTCCTGCCGTGGCGCCGCGCCGAACAGCAGCGCCTCGCGCGCAACCTCGCGCTGCTCACGGCCGCCCTCGTCGTCTCCGGCGCGCTCGCGTGGCTGCTCGGGGTGCACAAGGTCTACCCGGCGCTGACCGTCGCGCTGGCCGGCTACAACCTCATGAGCCTCTACCTGCTCCTGTCCGGTGCCCTCGCGCCGCGCCTCCGCCTCGCCAACCGCGGCGCCTTGCAGGTGCTCCGCTCGTACGCGGTCGAGAGCCGACGGCGTGTCGGGAGCATGATCGTGCACTTCGCCGTCGTGATCGTCGCGGTCGGCGTCGCCTTCAGCTCCGGCTACCGGGTCGACGAGCAGATCCGGCTCGATTTCGGCAGCAGCGCCGAGTTCTCCGGCTACACGCTGACGGCCGTCGACCGCTTCATGGAGCGCACGCCAGCTCGTATCAGCGCCGGCGCCGTCATCGAGGTGACGCGCGGCGGCAGGCCCGTCACCACCCTGCGCCCGCGCCTCAACCTCTTCGGGGAGGCGGGCCGCACGGTCCCCACCCCCGCCGTCTACTACACCGCGACGCACGACCTCTACCTGAACCTGAACAGCAGCGTCGGCCCCGACACGACGTTCGTCGTGCTGCGCGTCGTCAAGAGCCCGCTCGTCACCTGGATCTGGGTGGGCGGCGCCATCCTCCTGCTCGGCACCGCCTACTCGCTCGGCGGCGGCCGCAGGACGGTGCCGGCCCGGGCCGTCGCCGGCGAGAAGCGCGAGGGCGCGCCGGCATGA
- a CDS encoding TlpA family protein disulfide reductase, with protein MKLRRIALIALVVAAIGALFAFGLLRGNPDDRNITSNLIGKPAPSFTLPLYERYWPDYGETFSLQEHVGRPLVINFWASWCLPCYDEAPVLQQAWQTYGPQGVQFVGIQTQDRDKRDEGRTFIARFNLGFPNVLDNDSLVGVDWALYGVPETFFIDASGKVVAKHIGPVTAAVLDQQLGALLR; from the coding sequence ATGAAGCTTCGCCGCATCGCCCTGATCGCCCTCGTCGTCGCGGCCATCGGCGCGCTCTTCGCCTTCGGGCTCCTGCGGGGCAACCCTGACGACCGCAACATCACGTCCAACCTCATCGGCAAGCCGGCGCCAAGCTTCACACTGCCCCTCTACGAGCGGTACTGGCCGGACTACGGCGAGACCTTCTCGCTGCAGGAGCACGTCGGCCGCCCGCTCGTCATCAACTTCTGGGCGTCGTGGTGCCTGCCCTGTTACGACGAGGCGCCGGTACTGCAACAGGCGTGGCAGACCTACGGGCCGCAGGGCGTGCAGTTCGTCGGCATCCAGACGCAAGACCGCGACAAGCGCGACGAGGGGCGCACGTTCATAGCCCGCTTCAACCTCGGCTTCCCCAACGTGCTCGACAACGACAGCCTCGTGGGTGTCGATTGGGCGCTGTACGGCGTACCGGAGACGTTCTTCATCGACGCGAGCGGCAAGGTCGTGGCCAAGCACATCGGGCCCGTGACGGCCGCCGTGCTCGACCAGCAGCTCGGAGCGCTGCTCAGGTGA
- a CDS encoding NrtA/SsuA/CpmA family ABC transporter substrate-binding protein gives MFARTRKLFAALLVGALLLGAAGAQDTHGIAPLDPVQKVRVAYVPILKFATLYVAADRGLFAQYGLDVDLESVASGTEAIAFLEQGQIDVGGIAIVTSLWNGWNQGIDIRVFAPGGLEPFVDSPTKVLVRKDLYDSGAVTDAGALKGRTVAFAGGPGSGGEYLTAKALEAHGLTIRDVEIVSLGNADIPAAFENGSIDAALLGSPYADQVEEAQTAVAIATDLVPGLMTVAFVGSGKFLNERPDAAERFALALLDAARLMQGDDYYSPENIAAYLHYVNSTEDAIVNGTPVLYDPNLTIPVEGLADVERVHRENGRTDYETPIDLNVVISTVFAERALAAAGTYQP, from the coding sequence ATGTTCGCTCGCACGAGAAAGTTGTTCGCCGCGCTGCTGGTAGGCGCCCTGCTCCTCGGCGCCGCCGGCGCCCAAGACACGCACGGCATCGCGCCGCTCGACCCGGTCCAGAAGGTCCGCGTGGCGTACGTGCCGATCCTCAAGTTCGCCACGCTCTACGTCGCCGCCGACCGCGGGCTGTTCGCCCAGTACGGCCTCGACGTGGACCTCGAGTCCGTGGCTTCCGGCACCGAGGCCATCGCATTCCTCGAGCAGGGGCAGATCGACGTCGGCGGCATCGCCATCGTCACGTCGCTCTGGAACGGCTGGAACCAGGGGATCGACATCCGCGTCTTCGCCCCCGGCGGCCTCGAGCCGTTCGTCGACAGCCCGACCAAGGTGCTGGTGCGCAAGGACCTCTACGACTCCGGCGCCGTCACGGACGCCGGCGCCCTCAAGGGGCGCACGGTCGCGTTCGCCGGCGGCCCCGGCAGCGGCGGCGAGTACCTGACGGCCAAGGCGCTCGAGGCCCACGGCCTCACCATCCGCGACGTCGAGATCGTGTCGCTCGGCAACGCCGACATCCCGGCCGCGTTCGAGAACGGCTCCATCGACGCCGCCCTCCTCGGCTCCCCGTACGCCGATCAGGTGGAGGAGGCCCAGACGGCCGTCGCCATCGCGACCGACCTCGTCCCAGGGCTCATGACGGTCGCCTTCGTCGGCTCGGGCAAGTTCCTCAACGAGCGCCCCGACGCCGCCGAGCGCTTCGCGCTCGCGCTCCTCGACGCCGCGCGCCTGATGCAAGGAGACGACTACTACTCGCCCGAGAACATCGCCGCCTACCTCCACTACGTGAACTCGACGGAGGACGCGATCGTCAACGGCACCCCCGTGCTCTACGACCCGAACCTGACCATCCCGGTCGAGGGCCTCGCCGACGTCGAGCGCGTGCACCGCGAGAACGGTCGTACCGACTACGAGACGCCCATCGACCTGAACGTCGTCATCTCGACGGTGTTCGCCGAGCGCGCCCTGGCCGCCGCCGGCACCTACCAGCCCTAG
- a CDS encoding cytochrome c biogenesis protein, with protein MTDTSGRTRRPRWLTVFGLVTLAVVGVGLYAALIVSPPDVNQGDLIRVMYAHVPVAWIGFAAVAVSAFWGMLYLWRGRAVDDVRAQGTAEAALLYSVLTVVGGMTYSKPTLNTYWTWDAKLTLTALMVALVVGYFIVRALIEDPQRRARVSAVIMLVVLVSLPFNYLAAEWFRTLHPAKSINLDGSGVTMDPAMVRVLLINVLGGAMVFVYFISERIRIGRLALADDKTFDSVKGVAREVVSVR; from the coding sequence ATGACTGACACCTCCGGCAGAACGAGAAGACCGCGCTGGTTGACCGTCTTCGGCCTGGTCACGCTCGCGGTGGTCGGCGTCGGCCTCTACGCCGCCCTCATCGTGAGCCCCCCCGACGTCAACCAGGGCGACCTCATCAGGGTGATGTACGCGCATGTCCCCGTCGCCTGGATCGGCTTCGCCGCCGTCGCCGTCTCGGCGTTCTGGGGCATGCTCTACCTGTGGCGCGGCCGCGCCGTCGACGACGTGCGCGCGCAAGGCACGGCCGAGGCCGCCCTCCTGTACTCCGTCCTCACGGTCGTAGGCGGCATGACGTACAGTAAGCCGACCCTCAACACGTACTGGACGTGGGACGCCAAGCTGACGCTCACCGCCCTGATGGTCGCCCTCGTGGTCGGCTACTTCATCGTCCGCGCCCTCATCGAGGACCCGCAGCGGCGCGCCCGCGTGAGCGCGGTCATCATGCTCGTCGTGCTCGTCAGCCTGCCCTTCAACTACCTCGCGGCGGAGTGGTTCAGGACGCTGCATCCCGCCAAGAGCATCAACCTGGACGGCAGCGGCGTGACCATGGACCCGGCGATGGTCAGGGTGCTCCTCATCAACGTCCTCGGCGGCGCCATGGTCTTCGTCTACTTCATCTCTGAACGCATACGCATCGGCCGGCTCGCGCTGGCCGACGACAAGACCTTCGACTCGGTCAAGGGCGTAGCGCGGGAGGTAGTCAGTGTCCGGTAA
- the ccmE gene encoding cytochrome c maturation protein CcmE: MKKIVYALLGVAVLAVAGFLISKALQSSLVYFILPSEYARDTAAFEGKRVRLGGLVQAGSVRFDDANLHLTFQITDHLKDYTVQYDGAPPDLFQENGGVVIEGRFHDGVFVGDNLLVKHSSDYHPPADGEPIDVEALKESLR; encoded by the coding sequence ATGAAGAAGATCGTCTATGCCCTCCTGGGCGTCGCGGTCCTCGCGGTGGCCGGTTTCCTCATCTCGAAGGCCCTGCAGTCCTCGCTCGTCTACTTCATCCTGCCGAGCGAGTACGCCCGCGACACCGCCGCCTTCGAGGGCAAGCGCGTCCGCCTCGGCGGGCTGGTGCAGGCCGGCAGCGTCCGGTTCGACGATGCGAACCTCCATCTCACGTTCCAGATCACGGATCACCTCAAGGACTACACGGTCCAGTACGACGGCGCGCCCCCCGACCTGTTCCAGGAGAACGGCGGGGTGGTCATCGAGGGGCGCTTCCACGACGGCGTCTTCGTGGGCGACAACCTGCTCGTGAAGCACAGCAGCGACTACCATCCGCCCGCCGACGGCGAGCCGATAGACGTAGAGGCGCTCAAGGAGTCCCTACGCTGA
- a CDS encoding ABC transporter permease — MSAGSPVAGRTGARGAGAWLTPLVVLAVLLAAAGLLGLWRSWWWAILGAGFVLVVLAAEGASRRLPFRLQTPFERALAWLFPLLVLAAWEWLSTSGVLNPRWFPPPSRIVGALWDLTVNYDRFSGTSLIGRPWVIPSRLAEQGWPGVAALFDESHVWATLSRVIIGFVLGAVPALLVGMVMGLNRTVRTMLDSTMSAIYVLPKIAIFPILMLVFPDPFGEGPKVTVVAISAFFLVALSTMAGVQGIDKVLLQAGSNFGANRWQMLRHVILPGALPIVFNGLRLALGTALIVIVAVEFVRAKTGVGYLVYYHWQVLGTPKMYAALVVVMVLGVGLTALLQLVERLVMPWRR, encoded by the coding sequence GTGAGCGCCGGGTCGCCGGTCGCCGGTAGAACAGGCGCGCGCGGCGCGGGTGCCTGGCTCACGCCCCTCGTGGTCCTCGCGGTCCTACTGGCCGCCGCCGGGCTCCTGGGCCTGTGGCGGTCGTGGTGGTGGGCGATCCTCGGGGCCGGCTTCGTGCTGGTCGTACTGGCCGCGGAAGGGGCCTCGCGCCGCCTGCCGTTCCGCTTGCAGACGCCCTTCGAGCGGGCGCTGGCCTGGCTCTTCCCCCTCCTCGTCCTGGCCGCCTGGGAGTGGCTGAGCACGAGCGGGGTGCTGAACCCGCGCTGGTTCCCACCACCGAGCCGCATCGTCGGGGCCCTCTGGGACCTGACGGTCAACTACGACCGCTTCTCGGGCACCTCGCTCATCGGTCGCCCGTGGGTCATCCCCTCGCGCCTCGCCGAGCAGGGCTGGCCGGGCGTCGCGGCCCTCTTCGACGAGAGCCACGTGTGGGCCACGCTCTCGCGCGTCATCATCGGTTTCGTGCTTGGGGCCGTCCCCGCGCTCCTCGTCGGGATGGTCATGGGCCTCAACCGCACCGTGCGCACCATGCTCGACTCGACGATGTCAGCCATCTACGTCCTGCCGAAGATCGCGATCTTCCCGATCCTCATGCTCGTGTTCCCAGACCCGTTCGGCGAGGGGCCGAAGGTGACGGTCGTCGCCATCTCGGCGTTCTTCCTCGTCGCCCTCTCGACCATGGCCGGGGTGCAGGGCATCGACAAGGTCCTGCTGCAGGCCGGCAGCAACTTCGGCGCCAACCGCTGGCAGATGCTCAGGCACGTCATCCTGCCAGGCGCCCTACCCATCGTCTTCAACGGCCTCAGGCTCGCGCTCGGCACGGCGCTCATCGTCATCGTGGCCGTGGAGTTCGTGCGCGCCAAGACGGGGGTCGGCTACCTCGTCTACTACCACTGGCAGGTTCTCGGCACGCCCAAGATGTACGCGGCGCTGGTGGTCGTCATGGTGCTCGGGGTGGGCCTCACGGCGCTCCTGCAGCTCGTCGAGCGCCTGGTCATGCCGTGGCGCCGGTGA
- a CDS encoding flippase-like domain-containing protein: protein MFRAVVIAVVIGLGSVGITFWALGENIRTALSVPYWAYLCGLGLACLNYLSGALRLRWLARHAGADLGFVPALRAYALGLTSAAITPSSAGQAPAVAFSLVAGGIPAATAWTINVRVWALDLVFLGWSFPVSVLVLGRSTRLLGNARPELVAIGTFVCALLVVAVLIFRLRWVTGLAASAMQLPGLRRWRDKATDFLERVESASTGLQRAPLRLQGALHSATFLVYFTTYFTFYVMVASMRPAAPLLPTMASAQVPSVASSFFPTPGGVGLLEFGTASLMRLSTRSTTATAAPVAEQEPERAEDLGGPAGGAVIVAAVDDASKARAPVAAAILAWRIFTFYLRMLVGPVLSGAAWRRGARSGAGADAPTG from the coding sequence GTGTTCAGAGCCGTCGTCATCGCCGTCGTCATAGGCCTCGGCAGCGTCGGCATCACCTTCTGGGCATTGGGGGAGAACATCCGCACGGCCCTGAGCGTGCCCTACTGGGCATACCTCTGCGGCCTTGGGCTTGCGTGCCTCAACTACCTGTCCGGGGCACTGCGGTTACGGTGGCTGGCGCGCCACGCCGGCGCCGACCTCGGCTTCGTGCCGGCGCTGCGAGCGTACGCCCTCGGCCTGACGAGCGCGGCCATCACGCCAAGCTCGGCCGGCCAGGCGCCGGCCGTGGCGTTCTCCCTCGTCGCGGGCGGTATACCGGCCGCGACGGCGTGGACGATCAACGTCCGCGTCTGGGCGCTCGACCTCGTGTTCCTCGGCTGGTCCTTCCCCGTGAGCGTCCTCGTCCTCGGGCGCTCGACGCGCCTACTCGGCAACGCCCGGCCCGAGCTGGTGGCCATCGGCACGTTCGTCTGCGCGCTGCTCGTCGTGGCGGTGCTGATCTTCCGACTGCGCTGGGTGACGGGCCTCGCCGCCAGCGCCATGCAGCTACCCGGCCTGCGGCGGTGGCGCGACAAGGCGACCGATTTCCTCGAGCGGGTCGAGAGCGCGAGCACCGGCCTGCAGCGCGCGCCGCTGCGGCTCCAGGGCGCGCTTCACTCCGCGACGTTCCTCGTGTACTTCACCACCTACTTCACGTTCTACGTGATGGTCGCCTCCATGCGGCCGGCGGCACCGCTGCTCCCGACCATGGCGAGCGCCCAGGTGCCGTCCGTCGCGTCCTCGTTCTTCCCCACCCCGGGCGGAGTCGGGCTCCTCGAGTTCGGCACGGCCAGCCTCATGCGGCTGAGCACCCGGAGCACGACCGCCACCGCCGCGCCGGTGGCGGAGCAGGAGCCGGAGCGCGCGGAGGACCTTGGCGGTCCGGCCGGTGGGGCCGTGATCGTGGCCGCCGTCGACGACGCCTCGAAGGCGCGCGCGCCCGTGGCGGCCGCCATCCTCGCGTGGCGCATCTTCACGTTCTACTTGCGCATGCTCGTAGGTCCGGTGTTGAGCGGAGCGGCTTGGCGCCGAGGCGCGAGGTCGGGCGCGGGCGCGGACGCGCCGACCGGCTAG
- a CDS encoding heme exporter protein CcmB yields the protein MNDLIAALTVARKDFRQELRSRATTVATLFFSAITLVMMAFGLGRDPELMRSAAPGVLWVALAFAGVIAAAQSFQADLEEGAFEQLLLLPASRAAVYLGKLAASWLYLFVLGVLMLPIALGLYGAVAPASAWWLLGLVLLLGTLGLAIIATFYAGLTANLQAREALLPVLMFPVIVPIMLGAVRATEAALMGSADVPLALSWVQLLGGFDLVYLVVCASIFHFVVDD from the coding sequence ATGAACGACCTGATCGCGGCCCTGACCGTCGCGCGCAAGGACTTCCGCCAGGAGCTCCGCTCGCGCGCCACCACGGTGGCCACCCTGTTCTTCTCGGCGATAACCCTCGTGATGATGGCCTTCGGGCTCGGGCGCGATCCGGAGCTCATGCGTAGCGCGGCGCCCGGCGTCCTGTGGGTGGCCCTGGCGTTCGCCGGCGTCATCGCCGCCGCCCAGAGCTTCCAGGCGGACCTCGAGGAGGGGGCCTTCGAGCAGCTCCTCCTCCTGCCGGCGTCCCGGGCGGCCGTCTACCTCGGCAAGCTCGCCGCGAGCTGGCTCTACCTCTTCGTGCTCGGCGTGCTCATGCTGCCCATCGCCCTTGGCCTCTACGGGGCCGTCGCGCCGGCGAGCGCCTGGTGGCTGCTCGGACTCGTGCTGCTCCTCGGCACGCTCGGGCTGGCCATCATCGCCACGTTCTACGCCGGGCTCACGGCGAACCTGCAGGCGCGCGAGGCGCTCCTCCCCGTGCTCATGTTCCCGGTGATCGTGCCCATCATGCTCGGTGCGGTCAGGGCGACCGAGGCCGCGCTCATGGGCAGCGCCGACGTGCCCCTCGCCCTCTCCTGGGTGCAGCTGCTCGGCGGCTTCGACCTCGTCTACCTGGTCGTATGCGCCAGCATCTTCCACTTCGTCGTGGATGATTGA
- a CDS encoding ATP-binding cassette domain-containing protein, with translation MSGGADGLAIELKGVTRRMGGEYVLRGIDLEVAPGKLVVLRGSNGTGKTTLLRLLATRLRPAGGQALVFGHDLTREAAAARARLGLLTVMGGSFPLLTGRENLELAIALTPRRPGRSARAEAGRHDLRELSGSRGRSARAEAGQAEPTEVGKARAEATHLAALGRVGLEQAADKLVRTYSSGMKKRLGLARLLLLDPDLWLLDEPYAALDDLGKRLMDECVAAAKARGRTVFMASHESDRDHLGPDAVIELKGGTLRMFGA, from the coding sequence ATGAGCGGCGGCGCGGACGGACTCGCTATCGAGCTCAAGGGAGTCACGCGGCGCATGGGCGGCGAGTACGTCCTGCGGGGCATCGACCTCGAGGTCGCTCCCGGCAAGCTCGTCGTGCTGCGGGGCTCGAACGGCACGGGCAAGACCACACTCCTCCGGCTGCTGGCCACGCGCCTGAGACCGGCCGGCGGCCAGGCGCTCGTCTTCGGCCACGACCTGACCCGCGAAGCCGCAGCGGCCAGGGCGCGGCTTGGGCTCCTGACCGTCATGGGTGGCAGCTTCCCGCTGCTCACCGGGCGCGAGAACCTCGAGCTGGCCATCGCCCTCACCCCGCGGCGGCCAGGGCGCTCCGCGCGCGCAGAGGCCGGGCGTCACGACCTGCGCGAGCTGAGCGGCAGCCGCGGTCGCTCCGCGCGCGCAGAGGCCGGGCAGGCGGAACCAACCGAGGTCGGGAAGGCGCGCGCCGAGGCGACGCACCTCGCGGCGCTCGGGCGGGTCGGCCTCGAGCAGGCGGCCGACAAGCTCGTGAGGACCTACTCGAGCGGCATGAAGAAGCGCCTCGGCCTCGCGCGCCTGCTCCTCCTCGACCCCGACCTGTGGCTCCTCGACGAGCCGTACGCCGCGCTCGACGACCTCGGCAAGCGCCTCATGGACGAGTGCGTCGCTGCCGCGAAGGCCAGGGGCCGCACCGTGTTCATGGCCTCGCACGAGTCCGACCGCGACCACCTCGGCCCCGACGCCGTCATCGAGCTCAAGGGCGGGACGTTGCGGATGTTCGGGGCATGA